The Apodemus sylvaticus chromosome 17, mApoSyl1.1, whole genome shotgun sequence genome contains a region encoding:
- the LOC127667601 gene encoding cytochrome P450 2D26 has translation MGLLIGDDLWAMVIFTAIFFLLVDLVHRRKFWTAHYPPGPVPLPGLGNLLQVDFENLPYSLYKLQNRYGDVFSLQMAWKPVIVINGLKAVRELLVTYGEDTADRPLLPIYNHLGFGHKSKGVILAPYGPEWREQRRFSVSTLRDFSLGKKSLEQWVTEEASHLCDAFTKEAEHPFNPSPHLSKAVSNVIASLVYARRFEYEDPFFNKMLQTLKESFGEDTGFTAEVLNAIPVLLHIPGLPGKAFPKLNSFIDLVDKMLIEHKTTWDPAQPPQDLTDAFLAEMEKVKGNPESTFNEKNLRMVVIDLFMAGMVTTSTTLSWALLLMILHPDVQRRVHQEIDEVIGQVRRPEMADQARMPFTNAVIHEVQRFADIVPTNVPHMTSRDIKFQGFLIPKGTTLIPNLSSVLKDETVWEKPLRFHPEHFLDAQGHFVKHEAFMPFSAGRRACLGEPLARMELFLFFTCLLQRFSFSVPAGQPRPSDQGIYALPVTPEPYQLCAVVR, from the exons ATGGGGCTGCTGATTGGAGATGACCTATGGGCTATGGTCATATTTACAGCCATCTTCTTTCTTCTGGTGGACCTGGTGCATCGGCGCAAATTCTGGACTGCCCACTACCCTCCAGGCcctgtgccactccctgggctgggaAACCTGCTGCAGGTGGACTTTGAGAACTTGCCATACAGCTTGTACAAG CTTCAAAACCGCTACGGTGATGTGTTCAGCCTGCAGATGGCATGGAAGCCCGTGATTGTGATCAATGGACTGAAGGCAGTGCGGGAACTGCTGGTGACCTATGGAGAGGACACTGCTGATCGCCCCCTGCTGCCCATTTATAATCACCTGGGCTTTGGGCACAAATCAAAAG GTGTGATCCTTGCACCTTACGGGCCTGAGTGGCGAGAGCAGAGGAGATTCTCTGTGTCCACCTTGCGTGACTTCAGCCTGGGCAAGAAATCTCTGGAGCAGTGGGTGACAGAGGAGGCCAGCCACCTCTGTGATGCCTTCACCAAGGAGGCAG AACATCCCTTCAACCCCAGCCCCCACCTGAGCAAAGCTGTGAGCAATGTGATTGCCTCCCTTGTTTATGCTCGTCGGTTTGAGTACGAAGACCCTTTCTTCAACAAGATGCTCCAAACGTTGAAGGAAAGCTTTGGAGAGGACACAGGCTTCACTGCAGAG GTGCTGAACGCAATCCCAGTGCTTCTTCACATCCCTGGGCTGCCTGGCAAAGCCTTCCCCAAGTTGAATTCATTTATAGACTTAGTGGATAAGATGTTAATTGAGCACAAGACAACCTGGGATCCTGCCCAGCCACCCCAAGACCTGACTGATGCCTTTTTAGCAGAGATGGAGAAG GTAAAGGGGAATCCTGAGAGCACCTTCAATGAGAAGAACCTGCGCATGGTGGTTATTGACCTGTTCATGGCGGGGATGGTGACCACCTCAACCACACTGTCCTGGGCCCTGCTGCTCATGATCCTGCATCCAGATGTGCAGC GCCGTGTCCACCAGGAGATTGATGAGGTCATAGGGCAGGTGCGGCGTCCAGAGATGGCAGACCAGGCCCGCATGCCCTTCACCAATGCAGTCATTCATGAGGTGCAGCGCTTTGCAGACATTGTCCCAACAAATGTACCCCATATGACATCCCGTGACATTAAATTCCAAGGCTTCCTCATCCCCAAG GGGACGACCCTCATCCCCAATCTGTCCTCCGTGCTGAAGGATGAGACTGTCTGGGAGAAGCCCCTCCGCTTCCATCCTGAACACTTCTTGGATGCCCAGGGCCACTTTGTGAAGCATGAGGCCTTCATGCCTTTCTCTGCAG GCCGCCGAGCATGCCTGGGGGAGCCCCTGGCCCGCATGgaactcttcctcttcttcacctGCCTCCTGCAGCGCTTTAGCTTCTCGGTGCCTGCTGGACAGCCCAGGCCCAGCGACCAAGGCATTTATGCACTGCCAGTTACTCCAGAGCCCTACCAGTTGTGTGCAGTGGTTCGCTAG